In Streptococcus parauberis NCFD 2020, the sequence CTAATGACTTAGAGAATATGCAAGAAGGATTAGAAACGCAAATTGGTGAGCGTGGATTATCAATCTCAGGTGGCCAAAAGCAGAGGATATCGATTGCTCGTGCATTCCTATCTGAACCTGATTTATTAATTCTCGACGATTCACTTTCAGCAGTCGACGCGAAAACCGAGATACAGATTATTAGACACATTCAAGAAGAACGACTAGGCAAAACAACGATTATTGTTACTCACAGACTATCTGCCATCCAACATGCTGACTGGATTATTGTTATGGATAATGGAGAAATTGTTGAAGAAGGCCGACCAAAAGATTTACTTGACAATAAAGCTTGGTACTATGAGCAGTACCAAAGACAACGAGCACAGGAGGTATAAAATGGGCCTCATAATTAAATTATTAAAAGAGCTAAAAATTGCAAGGGGCAGTTTCACAGTTGGTATATGTCTTTTGTTAATAGCTACCGCAGCGGGACAATTGTCACCACTGTTACTAAAAGAAATTATTGATAAACAATTAACTCCCGTAGCCAAAGGCTTGCAAATTAATCACCAGCTTTTCTATCAGTTGGTCGCATATTACTTTGCTATCACACTGATTACGGCAGTATTTAGATACTTATCCTTTAGAACCTTGATTTATTCCTCAAATAAGGTTGTGTCACATCTGAGAGAGAGAACCTTTGATGTCATGCAAAGATTGCCAATTTCTTACTTTGATAAAGTTCCTGCTGGTAAAATAGCCACCCGGATTGTTAATGATACAGAGACGTTACGCAATCAATTCTATGATAATCTCTTATCACAAATCATCATCAGTTTTATTCAAATTGTTTTTATTTATGGAGTGATGATTTATCTAGATAGTCGTTCAGGACTTTTCTTATTACTGGTTATCCCTGTTTTTTATGGCATCCAATTATTCTATAAAAAAATGACTGATAAACATATGGCTGACTTCTATCAAGCTAGAAGTGCTATTAATACACAGGTTAATGAAACAATGAATGGTGCTCAAATTATTCAGCTTTATCATCAGGAAAAAGAAGTCTTGGATGAGTTTAAGACGCATATTGATAAGATGAAAAATGCTGACGACCACATCATTTTTGCTGATTCAGTTGCCTCTTGGACTTTGACCGAATTTATAAAATATACAATCATTTCAGCATTACTGGCATTTATTGGTTATCAATTTTTGCAAGGACAGACTAGTATGTCAGTTGGGAAATTATTTATCTATATTAATTATTTGATGCGCTTATTTGATTTATTAGGTAATATGGTAAGACAGCTTCCAAATATTCAACGCTCAACAACAACTGGTAAACGACTAATGAGCTTGTTGGAAAAAAAGACAGAAGAGGAACAGTCCGAAGAGATTAAGGTGGTTAATGGGGATGTTGTATTTGAATCAGTTGACTTTGCTTATACCCCCAATAAATTAGTCTTGTCAGATATTTCTATTTCAACTAATAAAGGGGAAACTGTCGCACTTGTCGGACATACCGGTTCGGGAAAATCCTCAATCATGAATTTATTGTATCGTTTCTATGACCCACAAAAGGGTATCATTACAATCGATGGTCAATCAATTCATGAATTTTCAAAAGAAAGTCTCCGTTCACAGATGGGAATTGTCCTTCAAGATCCCTATCTTTTTACTGGAACAATCGCTTCAAATATCAGGATGGGAAATATGTCCTATAGTGACCATGAAGTAGAAGATGCATTAATTAAAGTTGGTGCAAAAAAAATGCTAGATAGATTGAAAAACGGCATTAATGAACCTGTTTATGAAAAAGGTGCTTCTTTTTCAAGTGGAGAAAGACAATTAATTGCCTTCGCAAGAACCTTAATTGCTAATCCCAAAATCCTTATTTTAGACGAAGCAACCTCACATATTGATACTGAAACAGAAGAAATTATCCAGGCAGCCATGGAGGTTCTGAAGACTGGTCGAACGACTTTTATCATTGCCCATCGTCTATCAACCGTTCAATATGCTAATCAAATTCTAGTCCTTGATAAGGGAAGAATTGTTGAGCGTGGAAATCACTTTTCACTTCTAAAACAAAATGGAATATACGCACAAATGGTTAAACTACAAGAAACTGTATAAAAGAATCCACATAGTCGGATTCTTTTTTTGAAAATTAATGAAAATTTTCTATATTTTCTTCGTGACTTTCTAAAACAATGGTTCCTTATCGCAATTTTTAGCCATTTAGTGTAAAATAGTAAGGTAAAAGTAAAGATTAATTTATTTGAAAAGACAAGGTTTATGAGTAAAAAAATAGGAATAGGTAGAGCCCACAGTAAAATTATTTTAATGGGAGAACATTCAGTTGTGTACGGTTTTCCAGCAATAGCTTTACCCTTAAAAGATATTGAAGTAGTCTGCCGAATTAGGAGAGCAGAAAAAAAATTAGAATTTGATTTTTATGATACGCTGTCTACAGCTATTTTTTCTGCCCTTGATTACTTAAAGATTAAAAATCAGCCAATTTCATATGAGATAACTTCTCAGGTTCCTCAAAGACGTGGAATGGGTTCATCTGCAGCAGTTTCAATAGCTGCCATACGAGCAGTATTTTCATATTTTGATCAAGAATTAAGTGATCAATTATTGGAAATTTTGGTCAATAAAGCAGAGATTATTGCACATACAAATCCCAGTG encodes:
- a CDS encoding ABC transporter ATP-binding protein encodes the protein MGLIIKLLKELKIARGSFTVGICLLLIATAAGQLSPLLLKEIIDKQLTPVAKGLQINHQLFYQLVAYYFAITLITAVFRYLSFRTLIYSSNKVVSHLRERTFDVMQRLPISYFDKVPAGKIATRIVNDTETLRNQFYDNLLSQIIISFIQIVFIYGVMIYLDSRSGLFLLLVIPVFYGIQLFYKKMTDKHMADFYQARSAINTQVNETMNGAQIIQLYHQEKEVLDEFKTHIDKMKNADDHIIFADSVASWTLTEFIKYTIISALLAFIGYQFLQGQTSMSVGKLFIYINYLMRLFDLLGNMVRQLPNIQRSTTTGKRLMSLLEKKTEEEQSEEIKVVNGDVVFESVDFAYTPNKLVLSDISISTNKGETVALVGHTGSGKSSIMNLLYRFYDPQKGIITIDGQSIHEFSKESLRSQMGIVLQDPYLFTGTIASNIRMGNMSYSDHEVEDALIKVGAKKMLDRLKNGINEPVYEKGASFSSGERQLIAFARTLIANPKILILDEATSHIDTETEEIIQAAMEVLKTGRTTFIIAHRLSTVQYANQILVLDKGRIVERGNHFSLLKQNGIYAQMVKLQETV